In the Emys orbicularis isolate rEmyOrb1 chromosome 3, rEmyOrb1.hap1, whole genome shotgun sequence genome, one interval contains:
- the NEIL2 gene encoding endonuclease 8-like 2 has translation MPEGPSVKRFQLLTAPFVGQVVAKVGGSSRQRNLKDLKAMRLQDSQASGKNLFLAFGAALEAWTMGGSPSPGPVEEEPTLQGEADRGACSLTLAQEGQEDEVSQLSPKEYSVPRKQETECSLPDAADAAGDTWKWLRFHFGLFGSIRANEFSRANKANKRGDWKDPVPRLVLHFDRGGFLVFYNCRIHWCTSPAVEPASDILSPKFHRGQALAALRQPTSICYTLLDQRYFSGLGNIIKNEILYLARIHPLSQGSLLALSDLESLLDHAVQFSTDWLHKKLAGKGLHYQIYLKEKCPLGHEVMQGTFGPRDGFKRLSWWCPQCQPLVPPEGNDPNRLHAE, from the exons ATGCCAGAAGGCCCGTCTGTGAAGAGGTTCCAGTTGCTGACTGCTCCTTTTGTGGGGCAGGTAGTGGCCAAggtgggaggaagcagcaggcagAGAAACCTGAAGGATCTGAAAGCAATGAGGCTCCAGGACTCTCAG GCCTCTGGAAAGAATTTATTCCTGGCATTCGGTGCCGCTCTGGAAGCATGGACCATGGGTGGAAGCCcatctccaggtcctgtggaagAAGAGCCAACCCTCCAAGGAGAGGCTGACCGCGGGGCATGCTCCCTTAcccttgctcaggaaggacaggaggATGAGGTCTCTCAGCTAAGCCCCAAAGAATACAGTGTGCCGAGAAAGCAGGAAACGGAATGTTCACTGCCTGATGCCGCAGATGCAGCAGGAGACACTTGGAAATGGCTGCGCTTCCATTTTGGTTTGTTTGGCAGCATCCGGGCGAATGAGTTCTCGAGAGCTAATAAGGCGAACAAAAGAGGGGACTGGAAGGATCCCGTGCCCAG GTTGGTTCTGCACTTTGACCGCGGGGGCTTCCTCGTCTTTTACAACTGCCGGATCCACTGGTGCACCTCTCCCGCTGTGGAACCTGCTTCTGACATCCTGTCTCCCAAGTTCCATCGGGGGCAGGCCTTGGCAGCCCTTCGCCAGCCGACGTCCATCTGCTACACTCTTCTGGACCAGAGATATTTCTCCGGTCTGG GGAACATCATTAAGAACGAGATCTTATATTTGGCAAGGATCCACCCATTATCGCAAGGCTCGCTCTTGGCTCTCTCAGATCTTGAATCCTTGCTGGATCATGCCGTTCAGTTCAGCACAGACTGGCTACATAAGAAGCTGGCTGGAAAAGGATTACACTATCAGATCTACCTGAAAGAAAAATGTCCTCTTGGGCATGAGGTGATGCAGGGAACTTTTGGACCCCGAGATGGGTTTAAGAGGCTTAGCTGGTGGTGTCCTCAGTGCCAGCCTCTAGTACCTCCTGAAGGGAATGACCCAAATCGCTTACACGCTGAGTGA